The Tessaracoccus aquimaris sequence GGGCGCGCTCGAGCCGGTCCTCAAGGAGGCCATGGACGCGGGCATCACCGTCATCACGCACGAGAGCGCGACCCAGCAGAACACCAAGTACGACATCGAGGCCTTCAACAACGCGGCCTACGGTGGCTTCATCATGCAGAACCTGGCAGAGGCCATGGGCGAAGAGGGCACCTACACCACGATGGTGGGCCACGTCACCAACGCCTCCCACAACGAGTGGGCAGACGGCGGCGTCGCGTACGCCAAGGAGAAGTTCCCCAAGATGGTGCTGCTCGAGGCCGAGCCCCGCGTCGAGTCGCAGGACGACGGCGAGGTGGCCTACCAGAAGGCCAAGGAGCTCATGAAGAAGTACCCCGACCTCAAGGGCATCATGGGCACGTCGTCGTTCGACGCCCCCGGCGTCGCCCGCGCGATCGAGGAACTCGGCCTGCAGGGCAAGTTCTTCACGGCAGGCACCGGCATGCCCGAGGCCAACAAGGCCATCCTGGAGAAGGGCCTCGTGCACGCCCTCACGCTGTGGGATCCGGCCGACGCCGGCTACGCGATGGCCGCGCTCGCCGTCAAGGTCCTCAAGGGCGAAGAGATCAAGGCTCCGGTCGATCTCGGCGTGAAGGGCTACGAAGAGGTCAACTTCGCTGAGGGTAGCGACAAGGTGATGGAAGGCGCTGGCTGGATCGTCATCACCAAGGACAACGTCGACGAGTTCGGCTTCTGATGTCCAGCGCCCGGGGCCGCCTCCCACACGGAGGCGGCCCCGCGGCGCCAACCCACGTGTGTGAGGAATCCCCATGACTGAACCATTTCTGTCGCTTCGTGGGGTCAGCAAGACGTTCTCGGGTGTGAAGGCCCTCGACAACATCGACTTCGACATCTACCCCGGCGAGGTGCACTGCCTGGCGGGGGAGAACGGTTCGGGGAAGTCCACGATGATCAAGGTCATCTCGGGCGTCTACGAACCGGATGCCGGCGGTGAGATCGTCATGGACGGCACCCACTACGCCAAGCTGACTCCGATCGAGGCAATCAACAACGGGGTCCAGGTGATCTACCAGGACTTCTCCGTGTTCCCCAACCTGACCGTCGCCGAGAACCTGGCACTGACGGGCGAGGTCTCCAACGGCCGCAAGCTGGTCAACTGGAAGCGGATGCGCACGATCGCCGAGGAGGCGGTCAAGAAGGTCAACTTCAAGGTCGACCTGGATGCCCGCGTCGGCGACCTCTCCGTCGCGGACAAGCAACTCGTCGCCATCTCGCGCGCGCTGATCACCGAGCCGAAGCTCCTGATCATGGACGAGCCGACCACGGCCCTGACGCACCGCGAGGTTGAGGCACTGTTCAAGGTGGTGGCCGACCTGCAGTCGCGCGGCATCGCGATCCTGTTCGTCAGCCACAAGCTCGAAGAGGTCTTCGAGATCAGCGAGCGGTTCACCATCATCCGCAACGGCAAGGTCGTCATCACGACGATGCCAGAGGAGCTGAACCACAAGAAGTTCGCCGAGTACATGACCGGACGCGACTACGACGACAGCTCAAGCGCGCCCACGGGCGAGCCGGGCGAGCCGATCCTCGAGGTGTCCGGGCTGGGGCTGAGCGAGGCCTTCGAGGACGTCAGCTTCACGCTGCACCGCGGCGAGGTGCTGGGCATCACGGGCCTGCTCGGCTCGGGTCGCACCGAACTGGCGCTCTCGCTGTTCGGGGTCTTCACCGCGGACGAGGGCGAGATCAAGGTCGGCGGCAGGCCGGTGCGACTCAAGCGCATCCGCGACGCCATCGCCAACAAGATCGCCTACGTGCCGGAGGACCGGCTCACCGAGGGCCTGATGCTGGAGCGCTCGATCGCAGACAACATCGTGATCTCCGAACTCGACGACCTCAGCAAGCTCGGCTTCCTCGACAGGAAGTTGCGCGCGGAGGCCGTCAAGCGCTGGGTGCAGGAGATGAAGATCGCCACCAAGCGGCCCGCGAACGCCGTCAACACGCTCTCCGGAGGCAACCAGCAGCGCGTCGTGCTCGGCAAGTGGCTCGCCACGGAGCCAGACGTGCTGATCCTCAACGGCCCGACGGTCGGCGTCGACATCGGCTCGAAGCGCGACATCCACCTCATCCTGCGCGACCTGGCAGACCAGGGCATGGGCATCATCGTCATCACCGACGACATCCCCGAACTGCTGCAGGTCTCCAACCGCGTCCTGCTCCTGAAGGAAGGCCGCATCACAGAAGAGGTCGATCCGGCCTCCGTCACCGAACAGGAGATGTCGGCGATGATCACCGGCGGTTCGATCTCGGGGGAGGTGGCCTGAGATGACCTTGATCAACAAGATGGTGCGCTCCAACGAGTTCTACCTGTTCCTGGTGATCGTCGTGATCTGCGTCATCATCCAGATCCGCAGCGGGCAGTTCTTCACCCCCAACAACCTCGTCGACCTGGCAAACGCCATGGTGGTGCCAGGCCTGTTCGGCGTCGGCGCCTACCTGGTGATCGTCTCCGGCGGCATCGACGTCTCGTTCCCGGCCCTCGCGTCGCTCGCGGTGTACGCGGTGACCAGGGTGCTCGTCGACTCGGACTTCCAGGGCCCCTGGATCGTGCCGTTCCTGCTGATCGTGGTGCTGGGGGCGGTGCTCGGCGCCTTCAACGGCCTGTTCACGTCCCGGATCGCGATCCCGACGCTGATCATCACGCTCGGCACCGCCAACGTGTTCTCCGGCATCATGCAGGGCGCGCTGTCTTCGGTGCAGATCTCGCAACTGCCCCCGTCGATGGAGGCGTTCGGCAGGGCGTCGCTGTTCACGGCGACCAACCCGAAGTCGGGCCTCACCTCCGCGATGCCGGTGTCGTTCCTGCTGCTCGTCGCGGTCGTCGCGATCGCGTTCCTCGTCATGAGGTACACGATGTTCGGACGCGGCATCTTCGCCCTCGGCGGCGACGAGAGTTCCGCGGTCCGCGCGGGCTTCAAGGTCCGCCGGATCAAGTTCTGGCTGTACGTGCTGGTCGGCGTGATCGCCGCTATCGGTGGCTTCGTGCGCACCACCTCGATGGGGCAGATGCACCCGACCAACCTGCTCGGCAGCGAGATGCTCGTCATCGCCGCGGTCGTGCTCGGCGGCGCGGCGATCACCGGTGGCACCGGGTCGCTGACGGGCGTGATGCTCGGCACCCTGCTCATCGTGATCGTGCAGAACTCCATGATCCTGCTCGGTATCCCCACCTTCTGGCAGCGTGCCGCGCTCGGCATCCTGATCATCGTGGGCACCGGCATTTCCGCGGTCCAGATCACCCGCAGGCGCCGACGCCAGCGCCTGGTGGCGGAGTGAAAGGAAAGCCATGACAACCTCCACCAGCACTCCAACCACCACCAAGAACCGGTTCGGCTTCCTCAAGGACCTCGACCCGCAGATCATCCGGCTCGTCGTGATCCTCGCGGCCCTGCTGCTGTTCTTCATGATCACCCGCGGCGGCGCCTTCGTCCGCGTCTCCACCTGGCAGGCGATGGGCGTCGCGTTCCCCGAGTTCGGCCTGATGGCGCTCGGCGTGATGCTCACCATGATCACCGGCGGCATCGACCTGTCCTCCGTCGGCATCGCGAACATGACGGCGATCGCCTCGGCGACCGTGATGCTCTCGATGGCCCCGGCGGGCGCGACCCCCGGCCAGCAGGCGACCGCGATGGTCGTCGGCATCCTGATCTCGATCGGGCTCGGCACCCTCGCGGGAGCGTTCAACGGCTTCCTCGTTGCGAAGGTGAAGATCCCTGCGATCCTCGTCACGCTCGGCACCCTCGAACTCTTCACGGGCATCGCCATCGTGATGACGGCGGGCAAGCCGCTCAGCGGCCTGCCGATGATCTTCTCCGAGACGCTCGGCGGCAAGGTGATGAAGATCCCCATGCAGTTGATCATCTTCGTGATCGTCGCCGTCATCATCGGCGTCATCCTCAGCAGGACGTCCTTCGGGGCGAAGCTCTACATGCTCGGCTCGAACGCCACCGCCGCCAAGTTCAGTGGGCTGAACTCCGGCAGCCTGCTGATCCGCACCTACGCCCTCTCCGGCATGTGCGCGGGCGTCGCGG is a genomic window containing:
- a CDS encoding ABC transporter permease, whose product is MTTSTSTPTTTKNRFGFLKDLDPQIIRLVVILAALLLFFMITRGGAFVRVSTWQAMGVAFPEFGLMALGVMLTMITGGIDLSSVGIANMTAIASATVMLSMAPAGATPGQQATAMVVGILISIGLGTLAGAFNGFLVAKVKIPAILVTLGTLELFTGIAIVMTAGKPLSGLPMIFSETLGGKVMKIPMQLIIFVIVAVIIGVILSRTSFGAKLYMLGSNATAAKFSGLNSGSLLIRTYALSGMCAGVAGLVMMANYNSAKADYGSTYTLLTVLIVVLGGVSPLGGSGKLIGVVLAITVLQILQSGLNMFPQVSNFYLPLIWGATLLLAISIPNITATLRKLTKKD
- a CDS encoding ABC transporter permease, producing the protein MTLINKMVRSNEFYLFLVIVVICVIIQIRSGQFFTPNNLVDLANAMVVPGLFGVGAYLVIVSGGIDVSFPALASLAVYAVTRVLVDSDFQGPWIVPFLLIVVLGAVLGAFNGLFTSRIAIPTLIITLGTANVFSGIMQGALSSVQISQLPPSMEAFGRASLFTATNPKSGLTSAMPVSFLLLVAVVAIAFLVMRYTMFGRGIFALGGDESSAVRAGFKVRRIKFWLYVLVGVIAAIGGFVRTTSMGQMHPTNLLGSEMLVIAAVVLGGAAITGGTGSLTGVMLGTLLIVIVQNSMILLGIPTFWQRAALGILIIVGTGISAVQITRRRRRQRLVAE
- a CDS encoding sugar ABC transporter ATP-binding protein; protein product: MTEPFLSLRGVSKTFSGVKALDNIDFDIYPGEVHCLAGENGSGKSTMIKVISGVYEPDAGGEIVMDGTHYAKLTPIEAINNGVQVIYQDFSVFPNLTVAENLALTGEVSNGRKLVNWKRMRTIAEEAVKKVNFKVDLDARVGDLSVADKQLVAISRALITEPKLLIMDEPTTALTHREVEALFKVVADLQSRGIAILFVSHKLEEVFEISERFTIIRNGKVVITTMPEELNHKKFAEYMTGRDYDDSSSAPTGEPGEPILEVSGLGLSEAFEDVSFTLHRGEVLGITGLLGSGRTELALSLFGVFTADEGEIKVGGRPVRLKRIRDAIANKIAYVPEDRLTEGLMLERSIADNIVISELDDLSKLGFLDRKLRAEAVKRWVQEMKIATKRPANAVNTLSGGNQQRVVLGKWLATEPDVLILNGPTVGVDIGSKRDIHLILRDLADQGMGIIVITDDIPELLQVSNRVLLLKEGRITEEVDPASVTEQEMSAMITGGSISGEVA
- a CDS encoding autoinducer 2 ABC transporter substrate-binding protein; its protein translation is MERRLFIKINGIAIAAAVGLSACVDDTAGPSAGTSSGAGGGGGDKKYNIAVVPKDSTNPWFVRMEVGVKKYAADTGLNVYQKGPATTDATQQAQVIRDLIAQKVDALCVVPVDPGALEPVLKEAMDAGITVITHESATQQNTKYDIEAFNNAAYGGFIMQNLAEAMGEEGTYTTMVGHVTNASHNEWADGGVAYAKEKFPKMVLLEAEPRVESQDDGEVAYQKAKELMKKYPDLKGIMGTSSFDAPGVARAIEELGLQGKFFTAGTGMPEANKAILEKGLVHALTLWDPADAGYAMAALAVKVLKGEEIKAPVDLGVKGYEEVNFAEGSDKVMEGAGWIVITKDNVDEFGF